One Actinomadura viridis genomic region harbors:
- a CDS encoding TetR/AcrR family transcriptional regulator has protein sequence MPRISGSLDEHRAAMRDRILVAVREIMTADGVDRLSMAEVAARAQLNRSVVYNYFPDVRALLIAHAEYETRRFTDELNRALEPAATPTERIEVYVRQQLADFAAYPQPAGPELATLLGPEGYRRVHARVSPLGRLLAGIIDDGVRRGEFAPCDPAATAQLVHACLGAERYPLGQGSRNVATTTERVTTFILRSLGARTP, from the coding sequence GTGCCCCGAATCTCCGGCTCCCTGGACGAGCACCGCGCCGCCATGCGCGACCGCATCCTCGTCGCGGTGCGGGAGATCATGACGGCCGACGGCGTCGACAGGCTCTCCATGGCCGAGGTCGCGGCGCGCGCGCAGCTCAACCGCAGTGTCGTCTACAACTACTTTCCCGACGTGCGGGCGCTGCTCATCGCGCACGCCGAGTACGAGACGAGGCGTTTCACCGACGAGTTGAACCGTGCGCTGGAGCCGGCGGCGACGCCCACCGAGCGGATCGAAGTCTACGTACGGCAGCAGCTCGCCGACTTCGCCGCCTACCCCCAGCCCGCCGGGCCGGAACTCGCGACGCTGCTGGGCCCGGAAGGGTACCGGCGGGTGCACGCCCGCGTCAGCCCGCTGGGACGGCTCCTCGCCGGGATCATCGACGACGGCGTCCGGCGCGGCGAGTTCGCCCCCTGCGACCCGGCGGCGACGGCGCAGCTGGTGCACGCCTGCCTCGGCGCGGAGCGCTACCCCCTCGGCCAGGGCAGCCGCAACGTCGCCACGACGACCGAACGCGTCACCACGTTCATCCTCAGGAGCCTGGGCGCCCGCACCCCCTGA
- a CDS encoding M14 family zinc carboxypeptidase — protein MTKNNRTTSIRTASGRRLAGVGLAMAALVAPTVALASPAAAQPATAHCGTSTGDTATSSWTSHAEMAKELRLLASQRSDVLDVTRIGTSNRGREIWAARTGTGPKVVLVTSEIHGNEKTGTEAVLSLLRSMTAPTPEAERLRSEVTLVAVPKMNPDAAELDRRGNDRTWAEVVADFPQLAGARPAWNYYTRAQGGDDYAARPGFDVNRDYHPNLDYVPQAKDFPGSSAGPGWYVNPESQAVRDLYKSLKAEFGAVDSYVDLHHQGPCYLDENGEAQVTMSLSGKFVDVENHQEYNRGYRLDYSKQLTLAAFDKLSAYGRSPFGSLTLYPQDIDLPGTGLGSFALNGSGTVLFEVRGQTQSWGAKQRGQLVKTVEHGLTGIIEAVGSGAAQQIDPDRYDEIPETAR, from the coding sequence ATGACGAAGAACAACCGAACGACCTCCATCAGGACGGCGTCCGGCCGGAGGCTCGCCGGGGTGGGCCTGGCGATGGCGGCCCTGGTGGCCCCGACCGTGGCGCTCGCGTCGCCCGCCGCGGCGCAGCCCGCCACGGCGCACTGCGGGACGTCCACCGGGGACACCGCCACGTCCTCGTGGACCAGCCACGCCGAGATGGCCAAGGAACTGCGGCTGCTCGCGTCGCAGCGCTCCGACGTCCTGGACGTGACGCGGATCGGCACGTCCAACCGCGGACGTGAGATCTGGGCCGCGCGGACCGGCACCGGCCCCAAGGTGGTGCTGGTCACCAGCGAGATCCACGGCAACGAGAAGACCGGCACCGAGGCGGTGCTCTCCCTGCTGCGGAGCATGACGGCCCCCACGCCCGAGGCGGAGCGCCTGCGCTCGGAGGTGACGCTGGTCGCCGTCCCGAAGATGAACCCGGACGCGGCGGAACTCGACAGGCGCGGCAATGACCGCACCTGGGCCGAGGTCGTCGCGGACTTCCCGCAGCTGGCGGGCGCGCGTCCGGCGTGGAACTACTACACCAGGGCTCAGGGGGGCGACGACTACGCCGCGCGTCCGGGCTTCGACGTCAACCGCGACTACCACCCGAACCTCGACTACGTGCCGCAGGCCAAGGACTTCCCGGGCTCGTCGGCGGGACCGGGCTGGTACGTCAACCCCGAGTCGCAGGCCGTGCGGGACCTGTACAAGTCGCTGAAGGCGGAGTTCGGCGCCGTCGACAGTTACGTCGACCTGCACCACCAGGGGCCCTGCTACCTGGACGAGAACGGCGAGGCCCAGGTGACCATGTCGCTCTCGGGCAAGTTCGTCGACGTGGAGAACCACCAGGAGTACAACCGGGGCTACCGCCTCGACTACTCCAAGCAGCTCACCCTGGCGGCGTTCGACAAGCTGTCGGCGTACGGCCGGTCGCCGTTCGGCTCGCTGACCCTCTACCCGCAGGACATCGACCTGCCGGGCACCGGTCTCGGCTCGTTCGCGCTCAACGGCTCCGGCACCGTCCTGTTCGAGGTGCGGGGCCAGACGCAGAGCTGGGGAGCCAAGCAGCGCGGCCAGCTGGTGAAGACGGTCGAGCACGGGCTCACCGGCATCATCGAGGCCGTGGGCTCCGGGGCGGCGCAGCAGATCGACCCGGACCGGTACGACGAGATTCCGGAGACCGCTCGCTAA
- a CDS encoding nuclear transport factor 2 family protein: MISRLSAVGVAVLLLAGCSGEATDSPAPASPPPSGSASPPAPPAVAGVQPAAQAYVDAVNREDLDALVAAFAPDGKVIDVSRTIAGRDAIRDWARNEVIGGRLRVLSIAERRTGGQKLLVHWAPAGSDGWRAHYDFTVSGNGIRTADLQYA; this comes from the coding sequence ATGATCTCGCGCCTGAGCGCGGTGGGGGTGGCGGTGCTCCTGCTCGCAGGCTGCTCGGGAGAGGCCACGGACTCGCCGGCTCCCGCGTCCCCGCCCCCGTCCGGGTCCGCGTCCCCGCCCGCGCCGCCGGCGGTCGCCGGAGTGCAGCCCGCCGCCCAGGCGTACGTCGACGCGGTCAACCGCGAGGACCTCGACGCGCTGGTGGCCGCGTTCGCCCCGGACGGCAAGGTGATCGACGTGTCGCGCACCATCGCGGGCCGCGACGCGATCCGGGACTGGGCGCGGAACGAGGTGATCGGCGGCCGGCTGCGCGTCCTGTCGATCGCCGAGCGCCGCACCGGCGGCCAGAAGCTGCTGGTCCACTGGGCCCCGGCCGGATCGGACGGCTGGCGCGCGCACTACGACTTCACGGTGTCCGGGAACGGGATCCGCACCGCCGACCTCCAGTACGCCTGA
- a CDS encoding aldo/keto reductase produces MNHLPTRELGRLEVPAIGFGAMVLSPGMYGEVGEERALAALRHAFDNGAAFVDTSDGYGDEGHNERLVGRAVKGRRDEVVVATKFGFRIPEGAEAHTFPVGFAFGELAVNAEPRYVRGYAEASLRNLGTDVIDLYYPHFPDPRVPIEDTAGAVAELVGDGLVRFLGLSNVTAGQLRRAHAVHPVEAVQTEWSMWRPADPELLATARELGVGVVGWSPLGAGFLTGNVRQVADGDFRQNNPRFSEANLAANHDAYTALRGTAADLGITPGQLALAWLLHQGPDVVPIPGSRTPAHIEENLHAAYIGLHPDTLERVDAALRRVRPAGGTLLQDGGVR; encoded by the coding sequence ATGAACCACCTTCCCACCCGCGAACTGGGGCGGCTCGAAGTGCCGGCCATCGGCTTCGGTGCGATGGTGCTGTCGCCGGGCATGTACGGGGAGGTCGGCGAGGAGCGGGCGCTCGCCGCGCTGCGGCACGCCTTCGACAACGGCGCCGCCTTCGTCGACACCAGCGACGGCTACGGCGACGAGGGGCACAACGAGCGGCTGGTCGGCCGGGCGGTCAAGGGGCGCCGGGACGAGGTCGTGGTCGCCACCAAGTTCGGATTCCGCATCCCCGAGGGGGCCGAAGCGCACACGTTCCCGGTCGGCTTCGCGTTCGGCGAACTGGCCGTCAACGCCGAGCCCCGGTACGTCCGGGGCTACGCCGAGGCGAGCCTGCGCAACCTGGGCACGGACGTGATCGACCTGTACTACCCGCACTTCCCGGATCCACGGGTGCCGATCGAGGACACCGCGGGCGCGGTCGCCGAACTGGTCGGCGACGGCCTCGTCCGTTTCCTCGGCCTGTCCAACGTCACCGCCGGGCAGCTCCGCCGGGCGCACGCGGTCCACCCTGTGGAGGCCGTGCAGACCGAGTGGTCGATGTGGCGCCCGGCCGATCCCGAGCTGCTGGCCACCGCCCGCGAGCTGGGGGTCGGCGTGGTCGGCTGGAGTCCGCTGGGGGCGGGTTTCCTGACCGGGAACGTCCGGCAGGTGGCCGATGGCGACTTCCGCCAGAACAACCCGAGGTTCAGCGAGGCCAACCTCGCCGCCAACCACGACGCCTACACGGCGCTGCGCGGCACCGCCGCCGATCTCGGCATCACCCCGGGCCAGCTCGCGCTCGCCTGGCTGCTGCACCAGGGCCCGGACGTGGTGCCGATCCCGGGAAGCCGCACCCCAGCGCACATCGAGGAGAACCTCCACGCGGCGTACATCGGGCTGCACCCGGACACGCTCGAACGCGTGGACGCGGCGCTGCGGCGCGTCCGGCCCGCCGGCGGCACCCTCCTCCAGGACGGCGGGGTCCGATGA
- a CDS encoding LysR family transcriptional regulator: protein MDAHLRDLRYFVVIADELNFTRAAARLFVSQPALSKQIRALERRLGFDLFERRGRDIALTPRGTALLPAAREILRTWDRAYAETRALGGPRALVVGMQTAVGRDLQRRALRRFRELAPDWTVSLRLVGWDDPSAGLADATSDVAFVWLPIPLDGTSTRTLVTERRWVALPDDHPLAGRAEIPFADLLDEPFVALPAAAGPLRDFWLAAEARENRPPRIGTEATSPDEVLEAVSSGLGVALLSAGNARLYQRPGVVCRPVAGLAPAELAVAWRSGDTREVTRLFVDSLTAAAGR, encoded by the coding sequence ATGGATGCCCACCTCAGGGACCTGCGGTACTTCGTGGTGATCGCCGACGAGCTGAACTTCACCCGCGCGGCGGCCCGCCTGTTCGTCTCCCAGCCCGCGCTGTCGAAGCAGATCCGGGCGCTGGAACGGCGGCTGGGGTTCGACCTGTTCGAACGCCGCGGCCGGGACATCGCGCTGACCCCGCGGGGCACGGCACTGCTCCCGGCGGCGCGCGAGATCCTGCGGACCTGGGACCGGGCGTACGCCGAGACGCGCGCGCTCGGCGGCCCGCGGGCGCTGGTGGTGGGCATGCAGACGGCGGTCGGCCGCGACCTGCAACGCCGCGCCCTCCGCAGGTTCCGGGAGCTCGCACCCGACTGGACGGTGTCGCTCCGCCTCGTCGGCTGGGACGACCCCTCCGCGGGGCTGGCCGACGCGACCAGTGACGTGGCCTTCGTCTGGCTGCCCATCCCGCTCGACGGCACGAGCACCCGCACCCTGGTCACCGAGCGCCGCTGGGTGGCCCTGCCGGACGACCATCCGCTGGCGGGCCGGGCCGAGATCCCCTTCGCCGACCTGCTGGACGAGCCGTTCGTCGCGCTGCCCGCCGCGGCCGGCCCGCTGCGCGACTTCTGGCTCGCCGCCGAGGCGCGCGAGAACCGCCCGCCGCGCATAGGCACCGAGGCCACCAGCCCGGACGAGGTACTGGAGGCGGTGTCGTCCGGCCTCGGCGTCGCGCTGCTCTCGGCGGGCAACGCCCGGCTCTACCAGCGTCCCGGGGTCGTGTGCCGCCCCGTCGCCGGCCTGGCGCCCGCCGAACTGGCCGTGGCATGGCGGTCCGGCGACACTCGTGAGGTCACCCGGCTGTTCGTCGACAGCCTCACCGCCGCCGCCGGCCGGTGA
- a CDS encoding GntR family transcriptional regulator, with protein sequence MAADQRWRAQRRGGESLSHFVTRTIRDAIVSGQLAPGERIPQEQIGSALDVSRIPVREALRQLESEGLVRLTPNSFARVAKLDIAEVREIYLMRERIEPLAMELSMPGLTETHLRRLDDLRKDIDANRDNSEMVLQLDRDFHLACYEGAPTRIRRLVGDFWNATQHARRAYANAVASDDEHEVMCAEHYLIYVALREGNSEQAGALMRSHIARTRLRLERERSVSSEV encoded by the coding sequence ATGGCAGCGGACCAGAGATGGCGGGCCCAGCGCCGGGGCGGTGAGTCGCTGAGCCACTTCGTCACGCGGACGATCCGGGACGCGATCGTCAGCGGGCAGCTCGCTCCCGGGGAACGGATCCCCCAGGAGCAGATCGGCAGCGCGCTCGACGTGAGCCGCATCCCGGTGCGCGAGGCGCTGCGCCAGCTGGAGAGCGAGGGCCTGGTCCGCCTGACGCCCAACAGCTTCGCGCGGGTCGCGAAGCTGGACATCGCCGAGGTCAGGGAGATCTATCTCATGCGCGAGAGGATCGAACCGCTCGCGATGGAGCTCAGCATGCCCGGCCTCACCGAGACGCACCTGCGGCGCCTCGACGACCTCCGCAAGGACATCGATGCCAACCGGGACAACTCCGAGATGGTGCTCCAGCTCGACCGCGATTTCCACCTCGCCTGCTACGAGGGCGCGCCGACCCGGATCCGGCGCCTCGTGGGCGACTTCTGGAACGCCACGCAGCACGCGCGCCGGGCGTACGCCAACGCGGTGGCCAGCGACGACGAGCACGAGGTGATGTGCGCCGAGCACTACCTGATCTATGTGGCGCTCAGGGAGGGCAACAGCGAGCAGGCCGGCGCGCTGATGCGCAGCCATATCGCGCGTACACGGTTGCGCCTCGAACGGGAGCGGTCCGTCAGCTCGGAGGTGTGA
- a CDS encoding ABC transporter substrate-binding protein, which translates to MRDHGRGGYRPTRRQLLRGGLGGAALLGAPQLLAACGDPGKGAGGKAARVTFASNGGALQKAQEKAYLTPYMKANPQVKIVQDVGSTDYARIEAMVKSGNVTWDLVDVGGDFGTGEQEALLEPLDCNLIACTAGEGGSRYRVPLHRYASVMGYRTDKTPNPPKTWAEWFDLDAYPGKRAFFRVSGPTGIYESALLADGVPIDKLFPLDVDRAFRKLDTIRSSLIWAPSPTDTVRLLADGEVTLASVFSSQAHALAQDGAKIGVVWNEYGLGSDYLVIPKGAKNKDAAMKLAAYMTSAQNNAQLSNIYPVAPGHPNAKPDPSAPTYGFLPSGKGGTSFAYDSRYYADNQKMLARRLNEWLKK; encoded by the coding sequence ATGCGAGACCACGGACGCGGCGGGTACCGACCGACCCGCCGACAGCTGCTGCGGGGCGGACTGGGCGGAGCCGCCCTTCTGGGCGCCCCGCAACTCCTCGCCGCGTGCGGCGACCCGGGCAAGGGCGCCGGAGGCAAGGCGGCCAGGGTGACCTTCGCCAGTAACGGAGGCGCCCTGCAGAAGGCACAGGAGAAGGCGTACCTGACGCCGTACATGAAGGCCAATCCCCAGGTCAAGATCGTGCAGGACGTCGGCTCGACCGACTACGCGCGCATCGAGGCCATGGTGAAGTCCGGGAACGTCACCTGGGACCTGGTCGACGTCGGCGGCGACTTCGGCACGGGCGAGCAGGAGGCCCTGCTCGAACCCCTGGACTGCAACCTGATCGCCTGCACCGCGGGCGAGGGCGGGAGCCGCTACCGGGTGCCGCTGCACCGGTACGCCAGCGTCATGGGCTATCGCACCGACAAGACCCCCAATCCGCCGAAGACCTGGGCCGAGTGGTTCGACCTGGACGCCTATCCGGGCAAGCGGGCCTTCTTCCGGGTATCCGGTCCGACCGGCATCTACGAGTCGGCGCTGCTGGCCGACGGCGTGCCCATCGACAAGCTGTTCCCGCTCGACGTCGACCGGGCGTTCCGCAAATTGGATACGATCCGGTCCTCGCTGATCTGGGCGCCCTCGCCCACCGACACCGTGCGGCTGCTCGCCGACGGCGAGGTCACCCTGGCGTCGGTCTTCTCCAGCCAGGCGCACGCCCTGGCCCAGGACGGCGCCAAGATCGGCGTGGTGTGGAACGAGTACGGGCTGGGCAGCGACTACCTGGTCATCCCGAAGGGGGCGAAGAACAAGGACGCCGCCATGAAGCTCGCCGCCTACATGACCAGCGCCCAGAACAACGCCCAGCTGTCCAACATCTATCCGGTCGCGCCAGGCCACCCGAACGCCAAGCCCGACCCGTCCGCCCCCACCTACGGCTTCCTGCCGTCCGGGAAGGGGGGCACGTCCTTCGCCTACGACAGCCGTTACTACGCCGACAACCAGAAGATGCTCGCGCGGCGGCTCAACGAATGGCTGAAGAAGTGA
- a CDS encoding ABC transporter permease, which produces MTVRRIRGWGLLAVPGILFLLVLFGWPLADMAILSLTEPSPANYSVFTESPVYLDAYVTTFIVAVVTTGACLLLGYPYAYVMHMGGRRPALVLGFFVLLPFWSSILVRTFAWSVWLQDSGIVNATLMGAGIIDEPLPLIRNALGTTIGMTHVLLPFMVLSLYAGMRRIDPDLARAALSLGASPLTAFRRVFLPLSMAGVYAGSLIVFVISLGFYLTPAVLGDPGRPLVGQLIVEQVNGQLELGVGSALGVVLLVATLAVIWAGTRLVDLRTVMGYDE; this is translated from the coding sequence ATGACGGTGAGACGCATCCGCGGCTGGGGCCTGCTGGCCGTCCCGGGCATCCTGTTCCTGCTGGTGCTCTTCGGATGGCCCCTCGCGGACATGGCGATCCTCAGCCTCACCGAGCCGTCCCCGGCCAACTACTCGGTCTTCACCGAATCCCCCGTCTACCTGGACGCCTACGTCACGACGTTCATCGTCGCGGTGGTCACCACCGGGGCGTGCCTGCTGCTCGGGTACCCCTACGCGTACGTGATGCACATGGGAGGCCGCCGGCCGGCCCTGGTCCTGGGCTTCTTCGTGCTGCTGCCGTTCTGGTCGAGCATCCTCGTGCGCACCTTCGCCTGGTCGGTGTGGCTTCAGGACTCCGGGATCGTCAACGCCACGCTGATGGGCGCCGGCATCATCGACGAACCGCTGCCGCTGATCCGCAACGCGCTCGGCACGACCATCGGCATGACGCACGTGCTGTTGCCGTTCATGGTGCTCTCGCTCTACGCGGGGATGCGGCGGATCGACCCGGATCTCGCGCGTGCCGCGTTGAGCCTGGGGGCCTCGCCGCTGACCGCGTTCCGCCGGGTCTTCCTGCCGCTCAGCATGGCCGGGGTCTACGCGGGAAGCCTCATCGTGTTCGTCATCTCGCTCGGGTTCTACCTCACCCCCGCCGTGCTCGGCGACCCGGGCAGGCCGCTCGTCGGCCAGCTCATCGTCGAGCAGGTCAACGGCCAGCTCGAGTTGGGCGTGGGCAGCGCGCTCGGTGTCGTCCTGCTCGTCGCGACGCTGGCCGTGATCTGGGCGGGCACGCGGCTCGTCGACCTGCGCACGGTCATGGGATACGACGAATGA
- a CDS encoding ABC transporter permease: MRGRSPLKAGLRAVVALIAIFLLLPTLVVIPLSFTEGTLLRWPPRGFDLRWYETLLTDPAWRDAALKSLEVGLWTALTATVIGTATALGLARGRFRGRRLTGSLVLSPIVVPTVITAIGTYFVFVRLGIIGTTAGLVLAHTVLALPLVIVSVTNSLQSFDRNLELAAASLGAGPVTTFFRVTLPMIAPGVAASALFAFITSWDEIVVALFVTDPVVRTLPVVIFNQLRSGVDPTVAAAATLLILVTVMALGVALLARRRVKT, from the coding sequence ATGAGGGGCCGGAGCCCGTTGAAGGCGGGCCTGCGCGCGGTCGTCGCGCTGATCGCGATCTTCCTGCTGCTGCCCACCCTCGTCGTCATCCCGCTCTCCTTCACCGAGGGCACCCTGCTGCGCTGGCCGCCGCGCGGCTTCGACCTGCGGTGGTACGAGACCCTCCTGACCGATCCGGCCTGGCGCGACGCGGCGCTGAAGAGCCTGGAGGTGGGCCTCTGGACGGCCCTCACCGCGACCGTCATCGGTACAGCGACGGCGCTGGGCCTGGCCCGCGGGCGGTTCCGCGGGCGGAGGCTGACCGGTTCGCTGGTGCTGAGCCCGATCGTCGTCCCGACGGTCATCACCGCGATCGGGACGTACTTCGTGTTCGTGCGGCTCGGGATCATCGGCACGACCGCCGGGCTGGTGCTGGCGCACACCGTGCTGGCGCTTCCCCTGGTCATCGTGTCCGTCACCAACAGCCTGCAGTCGTTCGACCGCAACCTCGAACTGGCGGCGGCCAGCCTCGGTGCCGGGCCGGTCACCACCTTCTTCCGGGTCACGCTGCCGATGATCGCGCCGGGAGTCGCGGCCAGCGCGCTCTTCGCGTTCATCACCTCCTGGGACGAGATCGTGGTCGCCCTGTTCGTCACCGATCCGGTCGTCCGCACGCTGCCGGTCGTGATCTTCAACCAGCTGCGCAGCGGCGTCGACCCGACGGTCGCGGCCGCGGCCACCCTGCTCATCCTGGTCACCGTGATGGCGCTCGGCGTCGCCCTGCTCGCCCGCCGCCGGGTCAAGACATAG
- a CDS encoding ABC transporter ATP-binding protein: MTTTSSSGHLELRGIGKRYGKVSAVDDVSLRMEPGEFLTLLGASGSGKTTTLKIIAGFEEPDSGEVRLGDRAITRLPAHRRNIGVVFQNYALFPHLTAAQNIAFPLRVRGIGKAERDERVRDALATVRLEGMGDRYPRQLSGGQQQRVALARAIVFQPQVLLMDEPMGALDKKLREALQLEIMRIHRELGITICYVTHDQEEALVMSDRIAIYDHGRIRQVGTAEELYERPGSVFVAEFMGESNVFHGTFDGTGSVGRLVVPGRPPITVPAGGSHRPGNGASAAVVVRPERIRVQRKRTGEGSGPEPGHNVLAGVVQDVIYLGSDRRYLVELPGGGTHQARVGAAEADPGIGRGDHVELAWDRSDAILLEAPAAEREAAS; the protein is encoded by the coding sequence ATGACAACCACGAGTTCCTCCGGCCACCTGGAGCTGCGCGGGATCGGCAAACGCTACGGCAAGGTGTCCGCGGTGGACGACGTCTCCCTGCGGATGGAGCCGGGCGAGTTCCTGACCCTGCTGGGCGCCTCCGGATCCGGCAAGACGACCACCCTGAAGATCATCGCCGGTTTCGAGGAGCCCGACTCCGGTGAGGTACGGCTGGGCGACCGCGCCATCACCCGGCTGCCCGCGCACCGCAGGAACATCGGCGTCGTCTTCCAGAACTACGCGCTGTTCCCCCACCTCACGGCCGCCCAGAACATCGCCTTCCCGCTGCGGGTCCGCGGGATCGGGAAGGCGGAGCGGGACGAGCGGGTGCGGGACGCGCTGGCCACCGTCCGCCTCGAAGGCATGGGGGACCGCTACCCCCGCCAGCTGTCCGGCGGGCAGCAGCAACGGGTGGCTCTGGCCCGCGCGATCGTCTTCCAGCCGCAGGTCCTGCTGATGGACGAGCCCATGGGCGCGCTCGACAAGAAACTCCGCGAGGCGCTCCAGCTGGAGATCATGCGGATCCACCGCGAGCTCGGCATCACCATCTGCTACGTGACCCACGACCAGGAGGAGGCCCTTGTGATGAGCGACCGCATCGCCATCTACGACCACGGGCGGATCCGGCAGGTGGGCACCGCCGAGGAACTCTACGAACGTCCCGGGTCGGTCTTCGTGGCGGAGTTCATGGGGGAGTCCAACGTCTTCCACGGCACCTTCGACGGCACCGGAAGCGTGGGCCGCCTGGTCGTTCCGGGGCGCCCGCCGATCACCGTGCCGGCCGGCGGTTCACACCGTCCCGGCAACGGCGCGAGCGCGGCCGTCGTCGTCCGTCCCGAGCGCATCCGCGTCCAGCGGAAACGAACGGGCGAGGGCTCCGGCCCGGAACCCGGCCACAACGTCCTCGCCGGTGTCGTGCAGGACGTGATCTACCTGGGCTCCGACCGCCGGTACCTCGTCGAGCTGCCCGGCGGCGGCACGCACCAGGCACGGGTCGGCGCCGCCGAGGCCGATCCCGGGATCGGCCGCGGCGACCACGTCGAGCTGGCATGGGACCGTTCCGACGCGATCCTGCTGGAGGCGCCGGCCGCGGAGCGCGAGGCGGCGTCATGA
- a CDS encoding SDR family NAD(P)-dependent oxidoreductase has translation MSTDPTGPRAAALAGRVAIVTGAGRGIGRGYALRLARLGAAVAVVDRDLHSYAEFDAERELMTGAGTAAEIEEMGGRVLAVEADLGDEHSARRMVERVMDAWGRIDVCVCNAGGGTGALTENTASRLDLDQLATVHARNLLTTVNTCTPVAEVMRAQRSGKIVTVSSVSGLQPRPDGGYAHYAAAKAAVIMYTRCLAQELGPEGVTANVIAPGAIGTGRLLPKMRELGLDEVTRDVALRRLGTVEDCAGVLEFLATGLSDYVTGQVIRVDGGLLP, from the coding sequence ATGAGCACCGATCCCACCGGCCCGCGCGCCGCCGCGCTCGCGGGCCGCGTCGCCATCGTCACGGGGGCGGGCCGCGGCATCGGGCGCGGGTACGCGCTGCGGCTGGCCCGGCTGGGCGCCGCCGTGGCCGTCGTCGATCGGGACCTGCACTCGTACGCGGAGTTCGACGCCGAACGAGAGCTGATGACGGGCGCCGGAACCGCCGCCGAGATCGAGGAGATGGGCGGCCGAGTGCTGGCCGTCGAGGCCGACCTCGGCGACGAGCACTCGGCCCGGCGGATGGTCGAGCGGGTCATGGACGCCTGGGGCCGCATCGACGTGTGCGTGTGCAACGCCGGCGGCGGGACCGGCGCCCTGACGGAGAACACGGCGTCGCGCCTCGACCTGGACCAGCTCGCCACCGTGCACGCGCGCAACCTGCTGACGACCGTCAACACGTGCACTCCGGTGGCCGAGGTGATGCGCGCCCAGCGGTCCGGCAAGATCGTGACCGTCTCCTCGGTGTCCGGGCTCCAGCCCCGGCCCGACGGCGGCTACGCCCACTACGCCGCGGCGAAGGCGGCCGTCATCATGTACACCCGCTGCCTCGCCCAGGAACTGGGTCCCGAAGGCGTCACCGCCAACGTGATCGCGCCGGGTGCGATCGGCACCGGGCGGTTGCTGCCGAAGATGCGCGAGCTGGGTCTCGACGAGGTCACCCGGGACGTCGCGCTGCGCCGGCTCGGCACCGTGGAGGACTGCGCCGGCGTCCTGGAGTTCCTCGCCACCGGCCTGTCGGACTACGTCACCGGCCAGGTCATCCGAGTCGACGGAGGTCTGCTCCCATGA